A single window of Cytobacillus dafuensis DNA harbors:
- a CDS encoding Ig-like domain-containing protein, which translates to MRKPFILLMMLVSIVLVPGILVGQASIEKVVLEDRTIQDPLKSWSVTFTQPVNKGTIKKQNFYIIDERNRELKTKLRVSEDESKVTITPESPYKDDVQYYLHIKGNVKSGKTFLNEHTILPFKLETQKSSNKGTNKTSGTDKKQVSSNTGKSETNTGKSETNSGPKPNQKNKTKNLTSVQTERHSHFVEITVNVSEQVVKVKAGSDEFEYKGNNLFVLYKPDLKKGEKLTVKGYSISNKVLETKEIVIP; encoded by the coding sequence ATGAGAAAGCCTTTTATTCTCCTTATGATGCTTGTCTCCATTGTTCTAGTTCCAGGCATTCTTGTCGGACAGGCGTCGATTGAAAAGGTGGTTCTGGAGGATCGAACGATTCAGGATCCATTAAAGAGTTGGTCTGTTACTTTTACCCAGCCGGTTAATAAAGGAACGATTAAAAAGCAAAACTTCTATATTATAGATGAAAGAAATCGAGAGCTGAAAACAAAGCTCCGTGTTTCGGAAGATGAAAGTAAAGTGACGATTACGCCGGAATCCCCTTACAAGGATGACGTTCAATATTATTTACATATTAAAGGGAATGTGAAATCTGGCAAGACGTTTTTGAACGAGCATACGATTTTACCGTTTAAGCTGGAAACTCAAAAAAGCTCGAATAAAGGAACGAATAAGACGTCAGGAACCGACAAAAAACAGGTTTCATCAAATACCGGAAAGAGTGAAACTAATACCGGTAAGAGCGAAACGAACTCAGGCCCTAAGCCAAATCAAAAGAATAAAACAAAAAACTTAACAAGTGTGCAAACAGAGCGCCATTCCCATTTCGTTGAGATTACAGTCAATGTAAGTGAGCAGGTAGTAAAGGTAAAGGCCGGCAGTGATGAGTTTGAGTATAAGGGCAATAATCTATTCGTGCTCTATAAACCAGACCTTAAAAAAGGCGAAAAGCTTACGGTAAAAGGATACAGCATCTCAAATAAGGTGCTGGAAACAAAGGAGATCGTGATTCCGTAA
- a CDS encoding L-cysteine desulfidase family protein, with the protein MQKDKILTILEKELVVALGCTEPVAIALAAATAKSYVSGVIQEIQVKASGNIIKNAKSVGIPGMTGKGLDFSAALGAVAGNSEKKLEVLHGLTKEDELLAFKLIEEGKVKASQADSPKRLYIEVIVQTDQQNAKVVISDNHSNITLIEVDGKAIFLGGCENIGIQTAEEDLEQLTIDEIYEWVLQTDVKNFGLVKRSIELNRVIGMEGLSGDYGLNVGKTIQDNVKKGILSDDLATAAMSLAAAGSDARMAGSTLPVMANTGSGNQGIAVTLPVVAAAEKLQVSEEKMLRAVALSHLVTIHIKSKFGRLSALCGVTAAGMGASAAIVYLLDGSLQQVKAAVQNTIGNVSGMICDGAKAGCAMKVSTCSNVAVQSALLALNHKEIQSTDGFIHDDVEKSIEAFCQLGNEGTRQTDELILKLMMEK; encoded by the coding sequence ATGCAAAAGGACAAAATATTAACTATCTTAGAAAAAGAGTTAGTAGTGGCACTTGGCTGTACGGAGCCAGTAGCGATTGCGCTAGCAGCTGCGACAGCGAAGAGCTATGTGAGCGGAGTCATACAAGAAATTCAAGTAAAGGCAAGCGGGAATATTATTAAAAACGCAAAATCAGTCGGCATTCCTGGGATGACTGGTAAAGGCTTAGATTTCTCTGCTGCACTTGGAGCAGTTGCAGGCAACTCGGAGAAAAAACTAGAAGTGCTGCATGGTCTTACAAAGGAAGATGAGCTTTTAGCCTTTAAGTTGATTGAAGAGGGAAAGGTTAAAGCAAGTCAAGCGGATTCACCGAAAAGGCTTTATATTGAGGTGATCGTTCAGACGGACCAACAGAATGCGAAGGTTGTGATCTCTGATAATCATAGTAATATCACATTAATTGAAGTGGATGGCAAAGCTATTTTCCTCGGTGGATGCGAGAATATTGGCATTCAAACGGCTGAGGAAGATTTGGAGCAACTCACCATTGATGAAATTTATGAATGGGTTCTGCAGACAGATGTAAAGAATTTCGGCCTTGTTAAAAGAAGCATTGAGTTAAATCGTGTAATCGGAATGGAAGGACTTTCAGGCGATTACGGCTTAAATGTTGGAAAAACCATACAGGACAATGTGAAAAAGGGGATCTTATCAGATGATTTAGCAACGGCTGCTATGTCATTAGCTGCTGCTGGTTCAGATGCAAGAATGGCAGGCTCAACGCTGCCGGTTATGGCCAATACAGGAAGCGGCAATCAAGGAATAGCGGTCACCCTTCCTGTCGTCGCTGCGGCAGAGAAGCTCCAGGTGTCTGAAGAAAAAATGCTTCGTGCCGTCGCACTAAGCCACCTTGTCACGATTCATATTAAATCTAAATTTGGCCGTCTGTCAGCTTTATGTGGCGTCACGGCAGCGGGAATGGGGGCAAGTGCGGCTATTGTCTATTTGCTGGATGGTTCCCTTCAACAAGTAAAGGCAGCAGTTCAAAATACAATTGGCAATGTGTCCGGAATGATCTGTGATGGTGCGAAGGCTGGCTGTGCCATGAAGGTTTCAACCTGTTCAAACGTAGCAGTCCAATCGGCTTTACTGGCATTGAACCATAAAGAAATACAATCCACAGACGGATTTATTCACGATGACGTAGAAAAAAGCATCGAAGCCTTCTGCCAGCTAGGAAATGAAGGAACAAGGCAAACCGATGAATTGATCTTGAAATTAATGATGGAAAAATAG
- a CDS encoding methyl-accepting chemotaxis protein, which produces MRRTKSIAWKLSGLIIGLFLILFLLYSVLTNVILYNKSMKDSENYANELTKVYAAEMGDRFKQTNETLTTSKNIIEALSDNEMLTAQAVLKIIENNLAKNDHISGMGAVLESGILPEDTSIDPSLLDKQKRFIPYAYKEGEKIHTEAVSGYETEGEGDWYLIPKKEKKAILSEPYEYQIGNQTIAMATIAVPLLSKDDQFIGVITADFSVDYLNELVKKIKIEGGYASIITDQGLIVANSKNEKLIGTNMKEQIDWETVKSDLNDRKVSNLYRDSKTLNEEAFNAFAPVSIEGIDEVWSVQAAVPKSSILETYRTILYITIAVVVLIILIMAIASSWFIHRQLKPLAYLRKSIETAATGDLTEKVAESQFRQDEIGVVATAFNDMLEKTNEAINIVKESSVQLNRSSNEVHHTFEEVSASSEEVAAAVDEIAQGASQQSEDAEHTSKQMVDLAQQIDVLAILSDEMNQLSQKAGQSTEQGIEQVNLLREHNEATNEMNEKVQQQIQTLAQKIADIDSVIASINGITAQTNLLALNASIEAARAGEHGKGFAVVAEEVRKLAEESRRETDIIQKTVQEILDESKQTVDMITQNIELMEKNNQSVSDTESTFKQNANIAKQLGESVSHLSAKLNEMINYKNQAVDAIQSVSAISEETAASAEEVSASAAQQQLEMERAAALTEQMNNIAGELQEVVNRFKLS; this is translated from the coding sequence ATGAGACGAACAAAAAGTATTGCGTGGAAGTTGTCGGGACTAATTATTGGGTTATTTTTAATTTTGTTTTTATTATACTCCGTTTTGACGAATGTCATTTTGTATAATAAAAGTATGAAAGATTCAGAGAATTATGCGAATGAGCTGACAAAAGTATACGCTGCAGAAATGGGTGATCGTTTCAAGCAGACGAATGAGACTTTAACAACAAGTAAGAATATAATTGAAGCACTTAGCGACAATGAAATGCTGACAGCCCAAGCCGTTTTAAAGATTATTGAAAACAACCTTGCTAAAAATGATCATATTAGCGGAATGGGGGCTGTTTTGGAGAGTGGCATTCTGCCAGAGGATACCTCTATTGATCCAAGCTTATTAGATAAGCAAAAACGCTTTATTCCTTACGCGTATAAAGAAGGAGAGAAGATTCATACAGAAGCAGTTAGCGGGTATGAAACAGAAGGTGAAGGAGATTGGTACCTTATACCTAAAAAAGAGAAGAAGGCTATTTTATCAGAGCCATATGAGTATCAAATTGGTAATCAAACAATTGCGATGGCTACCATAGCTGTTCCATTGCTTTCGAAAGACGATCAATTTATCGGCGTTATAACAGCTGATTTCTCAGTAGATTATTTAAATGAGTTAGTGAAGAAAATAAAAATAGAAGGCGGCTATGCAAGCATTATTACGGATCAAGGCCTTATAGTAGCAAACAGCAAGAATGAAAAATTAATTGGAACGAATATGAAGGAACAAATTGATTGGGAAACAGTTAAGTCTGATTTAAACGATAGAAAAGTATCCAATTTATATAGGGATTCAAAAACGCTAAATGAAGAGGCATTTAATGCATTTGCTCCTGTCTCGATTGAAGGAATCGATGAAGTCTGGTCTGTACAGGCGGCCGTTCCAAAATCAAGTATTCTTGAAACATATAGAACGATTTTATATATAACGATTGCAGTTGTGGTGTTAATCATTTTAATAATGGCAATTGCTTCGTCCTGGTTTATTCATCGACAATTAAAGCCTCTTGCTTATTTAAGAAAGTCTATTGAAACAGCTGCAACAGGTGACTTAACAGAAAAGGTGGCAGAATCGCAATTTCGCCAAGATGAAATTGGGGTCGTGGCAACGGCTTTTAACGATATGTTAGAGAAGACCAATGAGGCTATTAATATTGTAAAAGAATCATCTGTTCAATTAAATCGATCTTCTAATGAAGTGCATCATACATTTGAGGAAGTCTCTGCTTCTAGCGAAGAAGTAGCAGCAGCAGTGGATGAAATTGCTCAAGGAGCCTCACAGCAGTCGGAAGATGCAGAGCATACAAGTAAACAGATGGTCGATCTTGCACAACAAATTGATGTGTTAGCGATTCTATCGGATGAAATGAATCAATTATCCCAAAAAGCTGGTCAGTCAACCGAACAAGGGATAGAACAGGTGAATCTACTTCGTGAACATAATGAAGCCACAAATGAAATGAATGAAAAAGTTCAGCAGCAAATTCAAACACTTGCCCAAAAAATCGCTGATATTGATTCCGTTATTGCTTCTATCAATGGCATCACCGCACAGACGAACTTGCTTGCACTAAACGCAAGTATTGAAGCGGCCCGCGCAGGAGAACATGGAAAAGGCTTTGCCGTCGTTGCAGAAGAAGTACGGAAGCTAGCGGAGGAGTCACGTAGGGAAACAGATATTATTCAAAAAACAGTTCAGGAAATATTGGATGAGTCGAAACAAACGGTGGATATGATCACACAAAACATTGAACTAATGGAAAAGAATAATCAGTCCGTTTCCGACACTGAATCTACATTTAAACAAAATGCCAATATAGCCAAACAGCTAGGCGAATCAGTTAGTCATTTATCTGCAAAATTAAATGAAATGATTAATTATAAAAATCAGGCAGTAGATGCGATTCAAAGTGTATCCGCCATTTCGGAGGAAACCGCAGCATCCGCTGAAGAGGTAAGTGCTTCCGCTGCACAGCAACAGCTAGAAATGGAACGAGCTGCTGCCTTAACCGAGCAAATGAACAATATTGCCGGAGAATTGCAGGAAGTTGTGAATCGATTCAAATTAAGTTAA
- a CDS encoding S41 family peptidase, translated as MHNLKKYFSFLLVLLLLSNVTAVSAAEPINEIRDLIKEYYIEDVPASVLAKPTAKEITKHLDPYSVYMTAEEFAQFSNGIEQQLVGVGIVLDEDEKGIKIMSVIKGGPADRGGMKAGDIIVSVNGVSLIGQPVQKAVSLISGKANTSVTLHYISVDTNETVTKKLTRELIKLPNVEYQMLGGEIGYIRLNSFSKDATKEITNAIGKLNGAKGWIFDLRNNGGGYVSTAQEVAGLFPNVNKAFQIRDKTKQPEIYAAIPQKVKFTSPTHILINEYSASASEMIAVSVKEQKGATLYGQTSFGKGSMQSLFPLSDNSMLKLTTARFYSPKGVPVHETGVTPNIDTAVGEEIITSHRDQLIAKHATYQKLPALNGVPVTKTFNVEMNMEMDWSKLSPQDVQLIQLGGNEVPVEVKAEDHSKMTIKPKANLQSKGKYMLIIHPKWTSKNANRMQKGIYLEVTVQ; from the coding sequence ATGCATAACTTGAAAAAGTATTTTAGTTTTTTACTAGTTTTATTACTTTTGTCGAATGTGACGGCTGTTTCGGCAGCTGAGCCGATTAATGAAATACGAGATTTAATTAAGGAATATTACATAGAGGATGTGCCTGCTTCCGTATTAGCGAAGCCAACTGCAAAGGAAATCACGAAGCATTTGGACCCTTATTCTGTCTATATGACCGCTGAGGAATTCGCCCAGTTCTCAAATGGAATCGAGCAGCAACTAGTTGGAGTTGGAATCGTTCTTGATGAGGATGAAAAGGGAATCAAAATCATGTCAGTGATCAAAGGGGGTCCAGCAGATCGAGGTGGCATGAAGGCAGGAGATATTATTGTCAGCGTCAATGGTGTAAGCCTAATTGGACAACCTGTGCAAAAAGCCGTCTCACTCATAAGCGGCAAGGCTAATACATCGGTCACACTACACTATATATCAGTCGATACGAATGAAACCGTAACAAAAAAACTGACGAGAGAATTAATCAAGCTTCCAAATGTCGAATATCAAATGCTCGGTGGAGAAATCGGATATATTCGCCTGAATAGCTTTTCCAAAGATGCTACGAAGGAAATCACAAACGCAATTGGAAAATTAAACGGAGCCAAAGGCTGGATTTTCGATCTTAGAAACAATGGAGGAGGCTATGTATCCACTGCTCAAGAAGTAGCCGGACTTTTTCCAAACGTGAATAAAGCTTTTCAGATTCGAGATAAAACAAAGCAGCCAGAAATTTATGCAGCTATTCCACAAAAAGTGAAATTTACAAGCCCGACACATATACTGATCAATGAATACAGTGCAAGTGCTTCAGAAATGATCGCAGTATCGGTAAAAGAACAAAAAGGCGCGACACTATATGGGCAAACCTCCTTCGGGAAAGGCTCCATGCAGTCATTATTCCCATTAAGCGACAACAGCATGTTAAAATTAACAACAGCCCGTTTCTATTCACCAAAGGGAGTGCCAGTCCATGAAACAGGTGTCACTCCGAATATTGATACAGCTGTAGGTGAAGAAATCATTACGTCCCACAGAGACCAATTAATAGCAAAACACGCTACTTATCAGAAGCTTCCTGCTCTTAATGGTGTTCCTGTTACAAAAACATTCAACGTTGAAATGAACATGGAAATGGATTGGTCAAAGCTAAGCCCACAGGATGTTCAGCTCATCCAATTAGGCGGGAATGAAGTGCCTGTTGAGGTGAAGGCAGAAGACCATTCCAAAATGACGATCAAACCAAAAGCAAATCTTCAATCAAAAGGAAAATACATGCTCATTATCCATCCAAAATGGACGAGCAAAAACGCTAACCGTATGCAAAAGGGCATTTACCTTGAAGTAACAGTTCAATAA
- a CDS encoding DUF2922 domain-containing protein gives MTKSLELTFLTDMGKLSRISIDNPKEPIDPAAVKLAMDQIVAADIFQTNNGSFASAKEARVIERNVTEYALA, from the coding sequence ATGACAAAATCTTTGGAGCTGACGTTTTTAACAGATATGGGAAAGTTATCGAGAATTTCTATCGATAACCCGAAGGAACCGATTGATCCAGCTGCTGTTAAACTGGCAATGGATCAAATCGTCGCTGCTGATATTTTTCAAACGAATAACGGCAGTTTTGCTTCAGCAAAGGAAGCAAGGGTCATTGAACGAAATGTGACTGAATATGCATTAGCATAA
- a CDS encoding competence protein ComK — MYLLKHYLVNQETSLIKGEYNQYGKLCSRILEGRKTFLVECSPIKLLDETLKFNGFDYKGATIGAKSILRKNSMCPIVLNQALGICMFPINSPDKHDNIWFNPDHIVQTFPYGSKTDVELSNGVIIRVNLTLTTFNNKLQVAHQYRKITHNRGRLTMTMILEAKKEPVVIKKEKGHYNFDKMKRDDD; from the coding sequence ATGTATTTATTAAAGCATTATCTTGTCAATCAGGAGACATCATTGATTAAGGGTGAGTACAATCAGTACGGGAAGCTTTGTTCGAGGATATTGGAAGGGAGAAAGACATTTCTAGTCGAGTGTTCGCCAATCAAATTGCTTGATGAAACATTAAAATTCAATGGCTTCGATTACAAGGGTGCTACGATTGGCGCGAAATCAATTCTTCGAAAAAACAGTATGTGCCCGATTGTTCTGAACCAAGCATTAGGCATTTGTATGTTCCCAATTAATTCTCCTGATAAGCACGACAACATTTGGTTTAACCCCGATCATATTGTACAAACCTTCCCCTATGGCAGTAAGACAGATGTAGAATTAAGTAATGGCGTTATCATTCGAGTCAACTTAACATTAACCACTTTTAACAATAAACTTCAGGTTGCCCATCAATACAGAAAAATCACCCACAATAGAGGCAGACTCACCATGACCATGATTCTGGAAGCAAAAAAAGAGCCAGTCGTCATTAAAAAAGAAAAGGGCCATTATAATTTTGACAAAATGAAGAGGGATGATGATTAG
- a CDS encoding sigma-70 family RNA polymerase sigma factor: MEGFEQLVKQYGPMIHKIMNRLHIYKNKDEFFQIGRIALWEANERFDPEKGEFTSFAYAYIKGRFLSEMTRQNKHDERSVYAKEEYWEGIEDNSLEQPFEVKFLLSYCEGLTDNQKKWVLYTCIYQLTVKEIALKEGVSVSAVKAWRKGAKEKLKGSLEIRD; encoded by the coding sequence ATGGAGGGCTTTGAGCAATTAGTAAAACAATACGGACCAATGATTCATAAAATCATGAACAGGCTGCATATTTACAAGAACAAGGATGAATTTTTCCAAATTGGGAGGATTGCTCTATGGGAGGCTAATGAACGATTCGATCCAGAAAAAGGAGAGTTTACTAGCTTTGCCTACGCCTATATTAAGGGCAGATTTTTGTCCGAGATGACGAGGCAAAATAAACACGATGAAAGAAGTGTATACGCTAAGGAGGAGTATTGGGAGGGAATCGAGGACAACTCTCTTGAACAGCCCTTCGAAGTGAAATTTCTTCTATCCTATTGCGAGGGGTTAACGGATAATCAGAAGAAATGGGTTTTGTACACTTGTATTTATCAATTAACAGTAAAGGAAATCGCCCTTAAGGAAGGTGTATCCGTATCGGCCGTCAAAGCATGGAGGAAGGGTGCAAAGGAGAAGCTGAAGGGAAGCTTAGAGATAAGGGATTAA
- a CDS encoding homoserine dehydrogenase: protein MSAIHIALLGYGTVGKGVYQTVQSHQKKLQAIFGKEVKISAILVKNLEKHHSPDDDVILTDDFDKIFSLEKLDIVIDAIVGKEPCFSYLQRAIKRGCHVITANKEMFAHYGSQLKRLANEHGVTLSFEATVAGGIPVIQTLKQLLNVNNIKKVQGILNGTSNFILTKMREENVPFSSALKLAQEKGYAEADPTNDVEGYDAFYKAVILSELAFGESPNWGESIREGIRGITPEQIEIFSSLGFRFKHVASIERTADGVQCAVKPVLVNEQHPFYHVEGVQNAVSIDGDIVGNISLQGPGAGMFPTASAILEDLVHINRKSVSPIFTEQKPDGDEASTVSFWAIGGDVNASILPTPIQVIERIHPNVLLVKAPEETVYAIHLPNVHVYQILGDVVYKGLVVS, encoded by the coding sequence ATGTCAGCTATTCATATTGCCTTATTAGGATACGGTACTGTTGGGAAGGGTGTGTATCAGACCGTTCAATCCCATCAGAAAAAGCTTCAAGCTATTTTTGGAAAAGAAGTGAAGATTTCTGCGATTCTCGTAAAAAATTTAGAAAAGCACCACTCGCCAGATGATGATGTTATTTTAACAGATGATTTTGATAAGATTTTTTCATTGGAAAAGCTTGATATCGTCATTGATGCGATTGTTGGAAAAGAGCCGTGCTTTTCCTATTTACAGAGGGCCATTAAGCGGGGCTGTCATGTGATCACGGCGAATAAAGAAATGTTTGCCCATTATGGAAGTCAATTAAAACGGTTAGCTAACGAGCATGGCGTTACACTCAGCTTTGAGGCAACTGTCGCCGGTGGGATTCCTGTCATCCAAACGCTAAAACAATTACTTAATGTCAACAATATCAAAAAAGTACAAGGCATTCTTAACGGAACTTCTAATTTTATTTTGACAAAGATGAGGGAAGAAAACGTACCATTTTCGTCAGCCTTAAAGCTCGCTCAGGAAAAAGGCTATGCAGAAGCTGATCCGACCAATGACGTCGAGGGATATGACGCCTTTTACAAAGCCGTGATCTTAAGTGAGCTTGCATTTGGGGAATCGCCGAACTGGGGTGAGTCGATTAGAGAAGGTATTCGGGGAATTACGCCTGAACAGATTGAAATCTTTTCATCATTAGGATTCCGATTTAAGCATGTAGCTTCGATAGAACGAACTGCTGATGGTGTTCAATGCGCCGTTAAGCCAGTGCTTGTGAATGAACAGCATCCATTTTACCATGTAGAAGGAGTTCAAAATGCCGTGTCCATTGATGGCGATATTGTTGGAAATATCAGCTTACAAGGACCGGGTGCAGGAATGTTTCCGACCGCAAGTGCCATTCTAGAGGACTTAGTTCATATTAATCGAAAAAGCGTATCTCCTATATTTACCGAACAGAAGCCAGATGGAGATGAGGCATCCACTGTGTCCTTTTGGGCAATCGGCGGGGATGTGAATGCCTCCATCTTACCCACACCTATTCAAGTAATCGAAAGAATTCATCCAAATGTTTTATTAGTTAAAGCACCTGAAGAAACAGTGTACGCGATTCATTTGCCGAATGTTCATGTCTATCAAATTCTTGGGGATGTGGTGTATAAGGGCTTGGTTGTTAGTTAG
- a CDS encoding DUF1659 domain-containing protein, whose protein sequence is MAQARMFDTKLRLSFETGLNEKGEPIFKSKTFGNVKNTATADQLHQVAQAIAALSNDPLAAVVRNDSFDIVG, encoded by the coding sequence ATGGCACAAGCGCGGATGTTTGATACGAAGCTTCGTCTTAGCTTTGAAACGGGTTTAAACGAAAAGGGTGAACCGATTTTCAAATCAAAAACTTTCGGAAATGTGAAGAATACGGCTACTGCTGATCAGCTTCACCAAGTGGCACAGGCAATAGCAGCACTTAGCAATGACCCATTAGCAGCAGTTGTAAGGAACGATAGCTTTGATATTGTTGGTTAA
- a CDS encoding helix-turn-helix domain-containing protein gives MKLDGYLFGEMLQSFRQFKNLTVEELAEGICTEEELISFEKERAYPTLDVLYKIAIKLEVELTHFLDIASKSTVSYPNAVIQIIEKYKRERNYEAINTIVQQEKSNPLFNQKPLKQYLMWNQGICAFYLDGNPDKAFDTLSKAIAITNPRRSSLSEREIEILISIGIIFYETQNYRSAITIFLEALNNIEKLPYIKNMKGKLRILFGLSQALTEIGEYKESLTYCHKGLNLCINEELLYLLNEFHYQIGENNIKMGEIEKGKEYLEECLHLLKLERKTKIQKIIEGEIEKLLNS, from the coding sequence ATGAAACTAGATGGATATTTATTCGGTGAGATGCTTCAATCCTTTCGCCAGTTTAAAAATTTGACTGTAGAAGAATTAGCAGAAGGTATTTGTACAGAGGAAGAATTAATATCTTTTGAGAAAGAGAGAGCATATCCAACTCTCGATGTTCTTTACAAAATTGCTATCAAGCTCGAGGTGGAGTTAACACACTTCCTTGATATTGCATCAAAATCAACGGTTAGCTATCCAAATGCCGTTATCCAAATCATTGAAAAATATAAAAGAGAACGCAATTATGAAGCTATCAACACGATCGTTCAGCAAGAGAAGAGCAATCCTCTATTCAATCAAAAACCATTAAAGCAGTATTTGATGTGGAATCAAGGGATTTGTGCATTTTATTTAGATGGAAATCCAGATAAAGCATTTGATACCCTAAGCAAGGCAATAGCCATAACGAATCCTAGAAGAAGTTCCCTTTCAGAAAGGGAGATAGAGATATTGATTAGTATCGGAATTATCTTTTATGAAACACAAAATTACCGAAGTGCAATTACCATTTTTTTGGAAGCATTAAATAACATAGAGAAGCTGCCATACATCAAAAATATGAAAGGGAAATTAAGAATATTATTTGGGTTATCACAAGCATTAACAGAAATAGGGGAATATAAAGAATCACTTACTTATTGCCATAAGGGGCTTAATCTTTGTATTAATGAGGAATTACTTTATCTTTTAAATGAATTTCATTATCAAATTGGTGAAAACAACATCAAAATGGGTGAAATTGAAAAAGGAAAAGAATACTTAGAGGAGTGCCTCCACCTCTTAAAGTTAGAAAGAAAAACAAAAATTCAAAAGATTATAGAGGGAGAGATTGAAAAACTACTAAATTCTTGA